One region of Priestia megaterium genomic DNA includes:
- a CDS encoding N-acetyltransferase has protein sequence MNYEVKHLKINFKTLEEFKKFKEYGIQELSMLEELHAKISDNEINSPFYGIYFGNSLVARMSLYKRNKQYDQYFEPPQTYIEVWKLEVLSDFQRKGLGQTLVEYAKSFQLPIKTSPRVKSSDFWSKMGFVPVTYDIDRDLGENPLIWLPNGVSEQK, from the coding sequence ATGAATTACGAAGTGAAGCATTTAAAAATTAATTTTAAAACGCTAGAAGAGTTCAAGAAATTCAAAGAATATGGCATTCAAGAACTTTCAATGCTAGAAGAATTACATGCCAAGATTTCCGATAATGAAATAAATTCTCCGTTTTACGGCATTTATTTTGGAAATAGCTTAGTGGCTCGCATGAGTCTCTATAAACGAAACAAACAGTACGATCAATATTTCGAGCCGCCTCAAACGTATATTGAAGTGTGGAAACTTGAAGTGCTCAGCGATTTTCAGCGCAAAGGATTAGGTCAAACGCTCGTTGAATATGCCAAATCCTTTCAATTACCTATCAAAACAAGCCCGCGAGTAAAATCGAGTGATTTTTGGTCAAAAATGGGGTTCGTACCTGTAACGTATGATATCGATCGTGATTTGGGAGAAAACCCTCTTATTTGGCTACCAAACGGTGTAAGCGAACAAAAATAA
- a CDS encoding RsfA family transcriptional regulator translates to MTSSRQDAWTHDEDLLLAEIVLRHIREGGTQLAAFEEVGKKLTRTSAACGFRWNSFVRKQYKTGIDLAKKQRKELKARTVSKDDEQPARLSYMEAEKHISLNEVIKYLENVDQGQKHSSELLEANEELQQKIERLQEKVTILEKEKKALQNNLLIVEDDYKALIEIMERARKMVVLKEDEKSRKVKFQVDKNLNLEKVQK, encoded by the coding sequence ATGACTTCTTCTCGTCAAGATGCATGGACTCATGATGAAGATTTATTACTCGCAGAAATTGTACTGCGTCATATACGTGAAGGTGGCACTCAGCTAGCTGCATTTGAAGAAGTGGGGAAGAAACTTACACGAACATCAGCAGCTTGTGGCTTCCGCTGGAATTCTTTTGTGCGCAAACAATACAAGACTGGTATTGACCTTGCGAAAAAACAGAGAAAAGAATTAAAAGCAAGAACTGTTTCAAAAGACGACGAGCAGCCTGCACGCTTATCATATATGGAAGCAGAGAAACATATTTCGCTTAATGAGGTAATTAAGTATTTAGAAAATGTAGATCAAGGGCAAAAACACTCGTCGGAGCTTCTCGAAGCTAATGAAGAACTGCAGCAAAAGATTGAACGTTTACAAGAGAAAGTAACGATTTTGGAAAAAGAAAAAAAAGCTTTGCAAAACAATTTGTTAATTGTGGAAGATGACTATAAAGCTCTTATTGAAATTATGGAGAGGGCTCGTAAAATGGTTGTATTAAAAGAGGATGAAAAAAGTAGAAAAGTGAAATTTCAAGTGGATAAAAATTTAAATTTAGAAAAAGTTCAAAAGTAA
- a CDS encoding enoyl-CoA hydratase/isomerase family protein, with product MKKSELFTTSQGIATFVINRPEKRNAIDYDVMNELQQAVDYVKHNQLVKAFVITGAGSDAFCSGGDLSVFHELKTSKEASQMLTKMGRILYEILTLPKPTVALLNGTSVGGGCELAIACDFRISATHSEMGFIQGNLGITTGWGGGTILLEKLRYQEAMEMIYSAQLYGVERAKQIGFLSYVTSFKELTMRCEEWLAPITHKSTQVLQAYKEIAIEKWEQSQVWNRMEQEIHRCSILWESPEHEEAVQKVIVKKT from the coding sequence ATGAAAAAAAGCGAGCTGTTTACTACAAGCCAAGGCATTGCTACATTTGTGATTAATCGCCCTGAAAAGCGTAATGCTATTGATTATGATGTGATGAATGAACTGCAGCAAGCTGTAGATTATGTGAAACATAATCAGTTAGTAAAAGCTTTTGTAATTACAGGTGCTGGTTCAGACGCATTTTGCAGTGGAGGAGATTTAAGCGTATTTCATGAGCTAAAGACTTCGAAAGAGGCGTCTCAAATGTTAACGAAAATGGGGAGAATTCTTTATGAAATTTTAACGCTCCCAAAACCAACAGTTGCCCTTTTGAATGGAACATCGGTTGGGGGGGGATGTGAGCTTGCGATTGCATGTGACTTCCGTATAAGTGCAACACATAGCGAAATGGGCTTTATTCAAGGGAATTTAGGAATTACAACAGGCTGGGGAGGCGGAACCATTCTTCTTGAAAAGCTGCGGTATCAAGAAGCGATGGAAATGATCTACAGTGCTCAGCTGTATGGAGTAGAACGAGCAAAGCAAATTGGATTTCTTTCCTATGTTACGTCGTTTAAAGAGCTAACTATGAGGTGTGAGGAGTGGTTAGCTCCTATTACTCATAAATCGACCCAAGTATTGCAAGCTTACAAAGAAATCGCTATTGAGAAATGGGAGCAAAGCCAGGTTTGGAATCGAATGGAACAAGAAATTCATCGCTGTTCGATATTGTGGGAATCGCCTGAGCATGAAGAAGCGGTTCAAAAGGTCATCGTTAAAAAAACATAG
- the rpmF gene encoding 50S ribosomal protein L32 — MAVPFRRTSKMKKRTRRTHFKLQVPGMVECPNCGEMKLSHRVCKACGTYKGNDVVSK, encoded by the coding sequence ATGGCTGTACCTTTTAGAAGAACATCTAAAATGAAGAAAAGAACGCGTCGTACGCACTTTAAATTACAAGTTCCTGGTATGGTAGAGTGCCCAAATTGTGGTGAAATGAAACTATCACACCGCGTATGTAAAGCTTGTGGTACTTACAAAGGAAATGACGTAGTAAGCAAATAA
- a CDS encoding YceD family protein — MKWTIHQLYQLQNKGLTFDEVIDGKEFMNADPQIRRMSDVNVKGRADISSSKVTFHLKISGEMTLPCARTLVDVPYPFEINATETFLLNVNADYEEDAEVRIVEGETVDLQPLIQELIIVEIPLQVFSENQQAAGAAPQSGKDWEVVTEEEQQEKVDPRLAVLENFFKDKKK; from the coding sequence ATGAAATGGACAATACATCAATTGTATCAGTTGCAAAATAAAGGTCTAACATTTGACGAAGTGATTGACGGCAAAGAGTTTATGAATGCTGATCCTCAAATTCGTAGAATGTCAGATGTAAACGTGAAAGGAAGAGCCGACATTAGCTCTTCGAAAGTAACGTTTCACCTTAAAATTTCAGGAGAAATGACGTTGCCTTGTGCTCGTACATTAGTTGACGTTCCGTATCCGTTTGAAATTAACGCAACTGAAACGTTTTTATTGAATGTGAATGCTGATTATGAAGAAGATGCTGAAGTACGCATTGTAGAGGGAGAAACGGTTGATTTACAACCTTTGATTCAAGAGTTAATTATTGTTGAAATTCCTCTGCAGGTATTTAGTGAAAATCAGCAAGCGGCAGGAGCAGCTCCACAGTCAGGAAAAGACTGGGAAGTTGTTACCGAAGAAGAACAGCAGGAAAAAGTAGATCCCCGCTTAGCCGTACTCGAAAATTTCTTTAAAGACAAAAAGAAATAA
- a CDS encoding nucleotidyltransferase, with product MQAVGIIVEYNPFHNGHAYHLQQAKQQTGADCVIAVMSGHFLQRGEPALVSKWSRTRMALAAGADLVVELPYAFSTQKAETFASGAISILESLHADFVCFGSENGNIDSFTRTADLLEAHESELSALIQQEMKKGNSYPKSASNAFLQLFTEAPIDLSQPNNVLGMSYVAAIKKQHASIKPYTITRIQSHYHDDSLSSSFISSATSIRKAIFDSSSHGDLGKHMPVSTANELAAYKQAHGQFHHWEHYFPFLKYKLLTTPLYDLQRIYEIEEGIEHRLLSYISSSTSFEDFLTNVKTKRYTRTRLQRMCVHLLTNTTKSEMQQADPYIRLLGMSKTGQAYLKTIKKKLSLPIVSTVSQCKLKEIDTDIKATHVYSMPFQEPLRSQFMKQEYTQPPIIWP from the coding sequence ATGCAAGCAGTTGGAATAATTGTCGAATATAATCCTTTTCATAACGGACACGCTTATCATTTGCAGCAAGCCAAACAACAAACCGGAGCAGATTGTGTGATTGCTGTGATGAGCGGGCACTTTTTGCAGCGCGGAGAGCCTGCTCTTGTATCGAAATGGTCCCGCACAAGAATGGCTTTAGCCGCTGGTGCAGACTTAGTCGTTGAATTACCCTATGCTTTTTCTACTCAAAAAGCTGAAACATTCGCAAGCGGCGCTATTTCTATTTTGGAATCCCTTCACGCTGACTTTGTATGCTTTGGCAGCGAAAATGGCAATATTGACTCATTTACCCGCACCGCTGATTTGCTCGAAGCTCATGAATCAGAACTATCCGCTTTAATTCAACAAGAGATGAAAAAAGGAAACAGTTATCCAAAATCAGCTTCCAATGCTTTCTTACAGCTTTTCACGGAGGCTCCTATTGATCTATCTCAGCCAAATAATGTGCTTGGAATGAGCTATGTAGCTGCCATAAAAAAACAGCATGCATCTATTAAACCATATACAATCACTCGAATTCAATCACATTATCACGATGATTCCCTGTCTTCCTCTTTTATTTCAAGCGCTACAAGCATACGTAAAGCTATTTTTGACAGCAGCAGCCATGGGGACCTGGGCAAGCATATGCCAGTTAGTACAGCAAACGAATTAGCAGCTTACAAACAAGCACACGGACAGTTTCATCATTGGGAGCACTATTTCCCATTTTTGAAATACAAACTATTAACTACTCCACTTTATGACTTACAGCGTATTTATGAAATAGAAGAAGGTATTGAACATCGACTGCTATCTTATATTTCTTCATCTACTTCATTTGAAGATTTTTTAACAAATGTTAAAACGAAGCGATATACGAGAACCCGTTTACAGCGCATGTGCGTTCACCTTTTAACCAATACAACAAAAAGTGAGATGCAACAAGCTGATCCTTATATTCGCTTATTGGGAATGTCAAAGACCGGACAAGCCTATTTAAAAACAATTAAGAAAAAGCTGTCCCTTCCTATTGTATCCACTGTATCGCAATGTAAACTGAAAGAAATTGATACCGATATTAAAGCGACACATGTTTATAGTATGCCGTTTCAGGAGCCTCTGCGCTCTCAGTTTATGAAACAAGAATATACGCAGCCTCCTATCATTTGGCCATAA
- a CDS encoding SepM family pheromone-processing serine protease — MKSRIRILVYLAVIAVVAMLCFYPLPYYITKPGMAEELAPIIKVEDGYHEKGTFMLTTVRMGRATPLSYGLAKIQDFHEIFPTKQILQQGESDEDYSTRQLHMMDTSKNAAISVAYEAAGKSVSYHNKGVYVTYVVENMPAHGKLHVGDVVTKVDEKKIQTAEDLINYVSTKKAGDSVSIYVKRDGKESKRTLKVKAFPDEPKRVGLGIALETNQELKVKPDIHIDTEKIGGPSAGLMFSLEIYNQLVKEDMTKGHRVAGTGTINDKGEVGPIGGISQKIVAADKEGAEIFFAPNEKGAAGSNYREAVKTAKKINSDMKIVPVDSFSDAVTYLEKLKP, encoded by the coding sequence GTGAAATCTAGAATTAGAATTTTGGTATATTTGGCTGTTATTGCAGTGGTGGCAATGCTTTGTTTTTATCCATTGCCGTACTACATTACAAAGCCTGGAATGGCAGAAGAACTTGCGCCTATTATTAAGGTAGAAGATGGATACCATGAAAAAGGGACGTTTATGCTTACAACTGTAAGAATGGGCAGAGCAACTCCTCTTTCATATGGTCTTGCGAAAATACAGGACTTTCATGAAATTTTCCCTACAAAGCAAATTTTGCAGCAGGGTGAAAGCGATGAAGATTACTCGACAAGGCAATTACATATGATGGATACGTCAAAAAATGCCGCTATTTCAGTAGCATATGAAGCAGCTGGAAAGAGCGTTTCCTACCACAATAAAGGCGTATATGTTACATATGTTGTAGAAAATATGCCTGCACATGGAAAACTTCATGTTGGAGATGTCGTGACAAAAGTAGATGAGAAAAAAATTCAAACTGCTGAGGACTTAATCAACTACGTATCGACTAAAAAAGCAGGAGATTCAGTATCAATTTATGTGAAAAGAGATGGCAAAGAAAGCAAACGTACTCTAAAAGTTAAAGCATTTCCTGACGAGCCGAAACGAGTAGGCCTAGGAATTGCCTTAGAAACGAACCAAGAATTAAAAGTCAAGCCCGATATACATATTGATACTGAAAAAATAGGAGGGCCTTCAGCGGGACTGATGTTCTCACTTGAAATCTATAATCAGCTTGTTAAAGAGGACATGACAAAAGGCCACCGCGTTGCAGGTACAGGGACTATCAATGATAAAGGAGAGGTAGGACCAATCGGAGGTATTTCACAAAAGATTGTAGCCGCAGATAAAGAAGGAGCAGAGATTTTCTTTGCACCAAATGAAAAAGGGGCTGCTGGCTCTAACTACCGAGAAGCAGTGAAGACAGCCAAAAAAATAAACAGTGATATGAAAATTGTACCCGTAGATTCATTTTCGGATGCCGTAACCTATTTAGAAAAGCTGAAACCATAA
- a CDS encoding patatin-like phospholipase family protein, with product MESPKIGVALGSGGARGFAHLGVIKALTENNIPIDFLAGSSMGALVGALYASGIELATLYKMALTFKRKYYLDFTVPKMGFITGNRVKSLVRTFTQNRNIEQLSIPFAIVATDLKTGEKVVFKKGPIAEAVRASISIPGIFAPEVIDGRLLVDGGVVDRIPVSVVKEMGSDIVIGVDVSKAKVNAEISSIFDVIMQSLDILQDELVAHRTIASDVMIRPNLDTFSSRAFTNIQEMMSIGEQAAHEQLPSILQAIDHWKENKKSEI from the coding sequence GTGGAAAGCCCAAAAATAGGAGTTGCGTTAGGCTCAGGTGGAGCTAGAGGTTTTGCACATTTAGGAGTAATCAAAGCGCTAACAGAAAATAACATTCCTATTGATTTTCTAGCTGGCAGCAGCATGGGAGCTTTAGTTGGTGCACTATATGCGTCAGGTATTGAACTGGCAACTCTTTATAAAATGGCGCTAACGTTCAAACGAAAGTATTATTTGGATTTTACCGTGCCAAAAATGGGATTTATTACGGGCAACAGAGTAAAGTCGTTGGTTCGCACTTTTACGCAAAATAGAAACATTGAACAGTTATCTATACCGTTTGCCATTGTAGCGACAGATTTGAAAACAGGAGAGAAAGTGGTATTTAAAAAAGGACCTATCGCTGAAGCGGTGAGAGCAAGTATTTCAATTCCAGGAATCTTTGCTCCCGAAGTAATTGATGGGCGATTGCTTGTAGACGGCGGGGTAGTGGATCGTATTCCTGTATCGGTTGTAAAAGAGATGGGATCTGATATTGTCATTGGAGTCGATGTATCAAAAGCGAAAGTGAATGCAGAAATCAGCTCCATTTTTGATGTGATTATGCAAAGTTTAGATATTTTGCAAGATGAGCTAGTAGCTCATCGAACTATTGCTTCAGACGTTATGATTCGTCCTAATCTCGATACTTTTAGTTCCAGAGCATTTACAAACATTCAAGAAATGATGTCAATTGGTGAACAAGCAGCACATGAGCAGTTGCCTTCTATTCTACAAGCAATTGATCATTGGAAGGAGAACAAAAAAAGTGAAATCTAG
- the ylbJ gene encoding sporulation integral membrane protein YlbJ gives MNKSMVKTLLLGTSVTLLAIALIVYPKEALEGSVRGLNTWWKVVFPSLLPFFIVSEMLIGFGVVKFIGILLEPFMRPLFRVPGVGGFALAMGMASGFPSGAKITSRLRQEKQLTAIEAERLVSFTNSSNPIFIFGAVAVGFFHNPAVGIILALSHYIGNICVGLVMRFYGSAKPKGQVIQKPSLSLAFHEMHKTRLKDKRPIGKLLGDAVTSAVQSLLMIGGFIILFSVLNKLLYVTHITAVLSSGLAYLFSLCHIGTELSLPFISGLFEITLGSRLASEAPDTLLFHQIIIVSFVLGFSGFSVQAQVASILAETDIRFFPFFIARIFHGCFAVVFTIFLWGPLRESITTFQASEGALPVFSHLESVTILSQWLNVYGPLLTIFTLCCYIYLYSKRAFLHRS, from the coding sequence TTGAATAAATCGATGGTGAAAACACTTCTGCTCGGGACGAGCGTAACACTTCTCGCTATTGCGCTTATTGTATATCCAAAAGAAGCGCTAGAAGGTTCAGTAAGAGGTCTCAACACATGGTGGAAGGTCGTCTTTCCTTCTCTGCTGCCCTTTTTTATTGTTTCAGAAATGCTTATTGGGTTTGGCGTAGTGAAGTTCATTGGGATCTTATTAGAGCCGTTTATGAGGCCTTTATTCCGAGTACCTGGAGTAGGGGGTTTTGCTTTAGCAATGGGCATGGCTTCTGGATTTCCTTCAGGTGCAAAAATCACTTCCCGGCTGCGCCAAGAAAAACAGCTAACAGCTATTGAAGCTGAAAGACTCGTATCATTTACTAACTCATCTAACCCTATTTTTATTTTTGGAGCTGTGGCAGTTGGCTTTTTTCACAATCCAGCTGTCGGTATCATATTAGCTCTCTCTCATTACATAGGGAATATTTGTGTAGGACTGGTGATGCGGTTTTATGGATCAGCAAAACCTAAAGGACAAGTAATTCAAAAACCTTCTTTATCGTTAGCTTTTCACGAAATGCATAAAACGCGATTAAAAGATAAGCGTCCTATCGGGAAGCTTTTAGGAGATGCGGTTACTTCTGCAGTTCAATCTCTCTTAATGATTGGCGGTTTTATCATTTTATTTTCTGTATTAAACAAACTTTTATATGTGACTCATATCACGGCCGTTTTAAGCAGCGGTCTAGCTTATTTATTTTCCCTTTGTCATATAGGGACTGAGCTGAGCCTTCCCTTTATTTCGGGGCTTTTTGAAATTACGTTAGGAAGCCGCCTAGCAAGCGAAGCACCGGACACGCTGCTGTTTCATCAAATTATCATCGTTAGCTTTGTATTAGGCTTTAGCGGTTTCTCTGTTCAAGCACAAGTAGCTAGCATACTCGCCGAAACAGATATTCGATTTTTCCCGTTTTTTATTGCCCGAATTTTTCACGGCTGTTTTGCGGTAGTATTCACTATCTTTCTATGGGGTCCTCTTCGGGAATCCATTACTACTTTTCAAGCATCTGAAGGAGCACTGCCGGTTTTTTCTCACTTGGAGTCCGTTACGATTCTATCGCAGTGGCTAAACGTGTACGGCCCGCTCCTAACGATTTTTACGCTGTGCTGCTATATTTATCTATATTCAAAACGAGCGTTTCTTCATCGTTCCTAG
- the coaD gene encoding pantetheine-phosphate adenylyltransferase, translating into MGSIAVCPGSFDPVTNGHFDIIKRGANVFDTIYVVVLNNSSKSPLFTGEERVALLKEVTKSLPNVVVESYSGLLMEYAKEKQAKTILRGLRAVSDFEYEMQITSVNRVLDKEIETLFMMTNNQYSFLSSSIVKEVAKYGGNISELVPPPVREALAEKFEQLSQK; encoded by the coding sequence ATGGGCAGTATAGCTGTTTGTCCAGGAAGCTTTGATCCAGTTACGAATGGACATTTTGATATTATTAAACGAGGCGCAAATGTATTTGATACGATTTATGTGGTTGTTTTAAATAACTCCTCAAAAAGTCCTCTATTTACAGGGGAAGAGCGAGTAGCTTTGCTGAAAGAAGTAACAAAATCACTTCCTAATGTGGTAGTAGAGTCGTACAGCGGATTATTAATGGAGTATGCAAAAGAAAAGCAGGCAAAGACCATTTTAAGAGGTTTGCGTGCAGTATCAGATTTTGAGTACGAAATGCAAATCACATCTGTAAATCGCGTATTAGATAAAGAAATCGAAACGTTATTTATGATGACAAATAATCAATACTCGTTTTTAAGTTCTAGTATTGTAAAAGAGGTAGCTAAATATGGCGGGAATATTTCTGAATTAGTTCCTCCCCCTGTTAGAGAAGCGCTTGCAGAAAAATTTGAACAGCTGTCTCAAAAATAA
- the rsmD gene encoding 16S rRNA (guanine(966)-N(2))-methyltransferase RsmD → MRVVAGLYKGHALKAVPGYSTRPTTDKVKEAIFNMIGPFFEGGTALDLFGGSGGLGIEALSRGIDKVIFVDRDGKAIQTIKANLASCRLEDRAEVYRNDAERALKAIKKRELTVDLLLLDPPYKAQKLKALIETVSEENLLAKTGIIVAEHSHDVHLDNEIGLFEKIKSETYGIIGVSIYTYKKEESVE, encoded by the coding sequence ATGAGAGTAGTAGCAGGTTTATATAAAGGCCATGCGTTAAAGGCGGTTCCAGGATACTCAACCCGCCCTACAACAGATAAGGTGAAAGAAGCTATTTTTAATATGATTGGACCGTTTTTTGAAGGTGGAACAGCTCTTGATTTGTTCGGTGGAAGCGGTGGCTTGGGAATTGAAGCTCTAAGTCGAGGAATAGATAAAGTCATTTTTGTGGATCGGGATGGCAAAGCGATTCAGACGATTAAAGCAAACTTAGCATCCTGTCGGTTAGAAGACCGCGCTGAAGTGTATCGAAATGATGCAGAGCGTGCACTGAAAGCGATAAAGAAAAGGGAGCTGACTGTCGATTTACTTTTGCTTGACCCACCGTATAAAGCACAAAAGTTGAAAGCGCTTATCGAAACGGTAAGTGAAGAAAACCTTCTGGCAAAAACAGGAATTATTGTAGCGGAGCATTCTCATGATGTACATTTAGATAATGAGATTGGTTTATTTGAAAAAATAAAAAGCGAAACGTACGGTATCATTGGTGTTTCTATTTATACATACAAGAAAGAAGAATCAGTTGAATAA
- a CDS encoding DUF7147 family protein — translation MIQRFIELGEGYSDIYELLEIVKSNKHRLAHLIMLRTVKEDRQVASFVAVLHPTAEGNFQPLYVCREGIVLKQNDSKRVELFKRAAEEAGKEIVVLDVKPSTTFPETALYYQHLIGILRMNRFIPPMQ, via the coding sequence ATGATTCAGCGTTTTATTGAGCTCGGAGAAGGGTATTCAGATATTTATGAGCTGTTAGAGATTGTCAAAAGCAACAAACATCGTCTTGCCCATCTTATTATGCTGCGAACAGTAAAAGAAGATCGACAAGTAGCTTCTTTTGTCGCTGTCTTGCATCCAACAGCTGAAGGGAATTTCCAACCGCTTTACGTTTGCCGAGAAGGAATTGTTTTAAAACAAAACGACAGCAAGCGCGTTGAGTTATTTAAACGAGCAGCTGAGGAAGCGGGAAAAGAAATTGTGGTACTCGATGTCAAACCATCTACTACCTTTCCAGAAACAGCACTATACTATCAGCACCTTATTGGCATTTTGCGAATGAACCGCTTTATTCCGCCAATGCAATAA
- a CDS encoding YlbG family protein encodes MFVERQGIVAYVHSVKQAKALRKYGNVHYVSKELKYVVLYCNQDGIEKTIHKLQSLPFVKKVDPSYRPFLKTEFENSKPDKAKEYDYKIGI; translated from the coding sequence ATGTTTGTTGAACGTCAAGGAATTGTAGCGTATGTGCATTCTGTTAAGCAAGCAAAAGCATTGCGAAAGTACGGAAATGTACATTACGTATCTAAAGAATTAAAGTATGTTGTCTTATATTGCAACCAAGATGGCATTGAAAAAACAATCCATAAACTTCAGTCTCTACCTTTTGTGAAGAAAGTAGATCCTTCTTATCGGCCGTTTTTAAAAACAGAATTCGAAAATTCAAAGCCGGATAAAGCGAAGGAATATGACTATAAGATAGGAATTTAA